The Akkermansia muciniphila genome contains a region encoding:
- the carB gene encoding carbamoyl-phosphate synthase large subunit: MAKREDIRKILIIGSGPIIIGQACEFDYSGTQACKALRAEGYDVVLVNSNPATIMTDPGMADHTYIEPLTVDRITAVIEKERPDALLPNLGGQTALNLASKLNEEGILKQYNVEVIGVDLEAIARGEDRIIFKETMDKIGVPVAKSEPVYTVEEAEKVAAELGYPVVLRPAYTMGGTGGGIVYNVEELRQIVPRGLAASLINQVLVEECVLGWEELELEVVRDAKGEKITVCFIENVDPMGVHTGDSFCVAPMLTVPQDVQDRLQDYSYRILDAIGVTGGTNVQFAHNREDNRIIVIEINPRTSRSSALASKATGFPIASVSTKLASGITMDELPYWRKGSLEKYEPYGDYVVVKFARWAFEKFPKAADKLGTQMKAVGEVMSIGQNFKEAFQKAVRSLEIGRAGLGRVKKLEALTTPELREKITYGNSERFFQIYELLRRGVTVEEIVKLTRITPFFIEQMKELADFDFSLDSQDWDSLPVETLRRAKEMGFSDKYLAQIFNVPEKAVRTRRQKNGITATYRIVPVSGVEHAEYYYSTYSGAEDEVPVNDKKKIMILGGGPNRIGQGIEFDYTCVHAAFTLRDNGYESIMVNCNPETVSTDFDTANKLYFEPVTVEDVLAIYEKEKPEGVIVQFGGQTPLNIAQALKDAGVKIMGTQPEGIRLAEDREYFRERMIALNILQPESGTARSLEEAVELGRRIGYPVMVRPSFVLGGRGMEVIYDEENLKRYGVEAIQVSPEYPMLIDRFLDNAIEAEVDALADGTDTFVATVMEHIELAGIHSGDSACAIPPVTIAPKHVRTIEEHAAKIAKDFQVKGILNVQFAICDDEVYIIEANPRASRTVPIVSKVTGISMARHATEIMLGKKLKDLGLKPRACRFIGVKEAVFPFNMFPEVDPVLGPEMRATGEVMGIADNFGMAYYKAQEAAGCILPTSGKVLVTVSDRDKKFIEPIARDLISLGFKIVSTGGTAEYLRGQGVETEVVNKLHEGRPNLGDMITNKQIDLIINTPVDRTSMIDDSFIRMQSIQKKIPYMTTIAAARATVEGIRSAQQVKVSPRSLQEYHS; encoded by the coding sequence ATGGCAAAACGCGAAGACATCCGCAAAATCCTCATCATCGGCTCAGGCCCCATCATCATCGGCCAGGCCTGCGAGTTCGACTACTCCGGCACCCAGGCCTGCAAGGCCCTGCGCGCTGAAGGTTACGACGTCGTTCTGGTGAACTCCAACCCCGCGACCATCATGACGGACCCGGGCATGGCGGACCACACCTACATTGAGCCTCTGACCGTGGACCGCATCACGGCCGTGATTGAGAAGGAACGCCCGGATGCCCTGCTGCCCAACCTCGGCGGCCAGACGGCCCTGAACCTGGCCTCCAAGCTGAATGAGGAAGGCATCCTGAAGCAGTATAACGTGGAAGTCATCGGCGTGGACCTGGAAGCCATCGCCCGCGGGGAAGACCGCATCATTTTCAAGGAAACCATGGACAAGATCGGCGTGCCGGTGGCCAAGTCCGAACCCGTCTATACCGTGGAGGAAGCGGAGAAGGTGGCCGCCGAGCTGGGCTACCCCGTCGTGCTCCGCCCCGCCTACACCATGGGCGGCACGGGCGGCGGCATCGTGTACAACGTGGAGGAACTGCGCCAGATCGTCCCCCGCGGCCTGGCCGCCTCACTGATCAACCAGGTGCTGGTGGAAGAATGCGTGCTGGGCTGGGAAGAACTGGAACTGGAAGTCGTGCGCGACGCCAAGGGTGAGAAGATCACCGTCTGCTTCATTGAAAACGTGGACCCCATGGGCGTGCACACCGGGGACAGCTTCTGCGTGGCTCCCATGCTGACCGTTCCGCAGGATGTGCAGGACAGGCTTCAGGACTATTCCTACCGCATTCTGGACGCCATCGGCGTCACGGGCGGCACGAACGTGCAGTTTGCCCACAACCGTGAGGACAACCGCATCATCGTCATTGAGATCAATCCCCGCACCTCCCGGTCCTCCGCCCTGGCCTCCAAGGCCACCGGCTTCCCCATCGCCTCCGTCTCCACCAAGCTGGCCTCCGGCATCACGATGGACGAGCTGCCCTACTGGCGCAAGGGCTCCCTGGAAAAGTACGAGCCTTACGGCGACTACGTCGTCGTCAAGTTCGCCCGCTGGGCCTTTGAAAAGTTCCCCAAGGCAGCCGACAAGCTGGGTACCCAGATGAAGGCCGTAGGGGAAGTGATGAGCATTGGACAGAACTTCAAGGAAGCCTTCCAGAAGGCCGTGCGCTCCCTGGAAATCGGCCGCGCCGGGCTGGGCCGCGTGAAGAAGCTGGAAGCCCTGACCACGCCGGAACTGCGTGAAAAGATCACGTACGGCAACAGCGAACGCTTCTTCCAGATTTACGAGCTCCTGCGCCGCGGCGTGACCGTGGAGGAGATCGTGAAGCTGACCCGCATCACCCCGTTCTTCATTGAGCAAATGAAGGAACTGGCGGACTTTGACTTCTCCCTGGACAGCCAGGACTGGGATTCCCTGCCCGTGGAAACCCTGCGCCGGGCCAAGGAAATGGGCTTCTCCGACAAGTATCTGGCCCAGATTTTCAACGTGCCTGAAAAGGCCGTCCGCACCCGCCGCCAGAAAAACGGCATCACGGCCACCTACCGCATCGTGCCCGTCAGCGGCGTGGAACACGCGGAATACTACTATTCCACTTACAGCGGCGCAGAGGATGAAGTGCCCGTGAACGACAAGAAGAAGATCATGATCCTGGGCGGCGGTCCCAACCGCATCGGCCAGGGCATTGAGTTTGACTACACCTGCGTGCACGCCGCCTTCACCCTGCGGGACAACGGATATGAATCCATCATGGTAAACTGCAACCCGGAAACGGTCTCCACGGACTTTGACACGGCCAACAAGCTGTACTTTGAACCCGTGACCGTGGAAGACGTGCTGGCTATTTACGAAAAGGAAAAACCGGAAGGCGTCATCGTCCAGTTCGGCGGCCAGACCCCGCTCAACATCGCCCAGGCCCTCAAGGACGCCGGCGTGAAGATCATGGGCACCCAGCCGGAAGGCATCCGCCTGGCGGAAGACCGCGAGTACTTCCGCGAACGCATGATCGCCCTGAACATCCTCCAGCCGGAAAGCGGCACCGCCCGCTCCCTGGAGGAAGCCGTGGAACTGGGGCGCCGGATCGGCTACCCGGTGATGGTGCGCCCCTCCTTCGTGCTGGGCGGCCGCGGCATGGAAGTGATTTACGATGAAGAAAACCTGAAGCGCTATGGCGTGGAGGCCATCCAGGTCAGCCCGGAATATCCCATGCTGATCGACCGTTTCCTGGACAATGCCATTGAAGCGGAAGTGGACGCGCTGGCCGACGGCACGGACACCTTCGTGGCTACCGTGATGGAACACATTGAGCTGGCCGGCATCCACTCCGGGGACTCCGCCTGCGCCATTCCTCCCGTGACCATCGCCCCCAAGCATGTCCGCACCATTGAGGAACACGCCGCCAAGATCGCCAAGGACTTCCAGGTAAAGGGCATTCTGAACGTGCAGTTCGCCATCTGCGACGACGAGGTGTACATCATTGAAGCCAACCCCCGCGCCTCCCGCACGGTGCCCATCGTCTCCAAGGTCACGGGCATCTCCATGGCGCGCCACGCCACGGAAATCATGCTGGGCAAGAAGCTCAAGGACCTGGGCCTGAAGCCGCGCGCCTGCCGCTTCATCGGCGTGAAGGAAGCCGTCTTCCCGTTCAACATGTTCCCGGAAGTGGACCCGGTCCTGGGACCGGAAATGCGCGCTACCGGGGAAGTCATGGGCATTGCGGACAACTTCGGCATGGCCTATTACAAGGCCCAGGAAGCTGCAGGCTGCATCCTGCCCACTTCCGGCAAGGTGCTCGTCACCGTCTCCGACCGCGACAAGAAGTTCATTGAACCCATCGCCCGCGACCTCATCTCTCTGGGCTTCAAGATCGTCTCCACCGGCGGCACCGCGGAATACCTGCGCGGCCAGGGCGTGGAAACGGAAGTGGTCAACAAGCTGCATGAAGGCCGCCCGAACCTGGGCGACATGATCACCAACAAGCAGATTGACCTGATTATCAATACCCCGGTGGACCGCACCAGCATGATTGACGACTCCTTCATCCGCATGCAGTCCATCCAGAAGAAGATTCCCTACATGACCACCATCGCCGCCGCCAGGGCCACGGTGGAAGGCATCCGCTCCGCCCAGCAGGTGAAGGTATCCCCCCGCTCCCTCCAGGAATATCATTCCTGA